A single window of Nicotiana tomentosiformis chromosome 1, ASM39032v3, whole genome shotgun sequence DNA harbors:
- the LOC104092118 gene encoding probable WRKY transcription factor 12: MERGEERELNNYDLQVSFSAPPSHANNIHDLGFVHFADHNQMMSFLAPPSSHSQLSSQLPQPLQAAATTTVTPPTTTTNATVAAASNNISSALGFNHNELVNRPSWNNNQVETLDPKIVNDENCSGNASEGNNSWWKNSSSDKGKVKIRRKLREPRFCFQTRSDIDVLDDGYKWRKYGQKVVKNSLHPRSYYRCTHSNCRVKKRVERLSEDCRMVITTYEGRHNHSPSDDSNSSEHDCFTSF, from the exons ATGGAAAGGGGTGAAGAAAGGGAGCTAAACAACTATGACTTACAAGTATCTTTCTCAGCACCTCCTTCTCATGCCAATAATATCCATGATTTGGGGTTTGTACACTTTGCAGATCATAACCAGATGATGAGCTTCTTAGCTCCTCCTTCCTCACACTCACAACTGTCTTCTCAACTACCTCAGCCTCTACAAGCTGCTGCCACCACCACCGTCACGCCTCCCACCACCACCACAAACGCCACCGTTGCAGCCGCCTCAAATAACATTAGCAGTGCCCTAGGGTTTAACCACAACGAACTTGTCAATAGACCTTCTTGGAATAACAATCAG GTGGAAACACTAGATCCCAAGATTGTTAATGACGAAAATTGCAGCGGTAATGCCAGCGAGGGTAACAATTCATG GTGGAAGAATTCATCTTCAGACAAAGGAAAGGTGAAGATAAGGAGAAAGCTAAGAGAACCAAGGTTTTGTTTCCAAACAAGGAGTGATATTGATGTTCTTGATGATGGATATAAATGGAGAAAATATGGCCAAAAAGTTGTCAAGAACAGCCTTCATCCCAG GAGTTACTATAGATGTACACATAGTAATTGCCGAGTGAAGAAGAGAGTTGAAAGGCTTTCAGAAGATTGCCGTATGGTAATAACAACCTATGAAGGTAGACATAACCATTCTCCTTCTGATGATTCAAACTCTTCCGAACATGATTGTTTCACCTCTTTCTAG
- the LOC138899367 gene encoding uncharacterized mitochondrial protein AtMg00300-like → MFDGITKNIECWHVPRIKRNLISLSTLDDQGYKFHSENGTLKVCKGFIVLMKGKLHSKLYHLQASVVEGKAIIASGKRDLNQSQLWHLRLGHMSDKGLSLLSKQNLLNGYKNQVLNFFEHCVFGQQTRVKLSKKAEHKTKDKLDYIHSDLWGPNRVSSKSGALLNGRRWLRGRHKEKLSVVELTMG, encoded by the coding sequence ATGTTCGATGGAATTACCAAAAACATTGAGTGTTGGCATGTTCCTCGGATAAAGAGAAATTTGATTTCTCTTTCGACTTTGGATGATCAAGGGTATAAGTTTCACTCCGAGAATGGAACACTTAAAGTGTGTAAAGGCTTCATAGTACTCATGAAGGGTAAACTGCATTCTAAATTATATCATCTCCAGGCCAGTGTAGTTGAAGGGAAAGCTATTATAGCTTCTGGGAAAAGGGATCTGAATCAGTCTCAGTTATGGCACTTACGACTTGgtcatatgagtgataagggatTGTCTTTGTTGAGTAAGCAGAATTTGCTGAATGGGTACAAAAATcaagttttgaatttttttgaGCATTGTGTGTTTGGTCAACAGACAAGGGTAAAGCTCAGCAAGAAGGCAGAGCACAAGACCAAAGACAAGTTAGATTATATACATTCAGACTTGTGGGGTCCAAATAGAGTTTCCTCCAAGAGTGGTGCTTTGTTAAATGGAAGACGATGGTTGAGAGGCAGACATAAAGAAAAGTTAAGTGTCGTCGAACTGACAATGGGTTAG
- the LOC104092117 gene encoding nucleoside diphosphate kinase 1, producing MEQTFIMIKPDGVQRGLVGEIIGRFEKKGFSLKGLKLITVDRAFAEKHYSDLSAKPFFNGLVDYIISGPVVAMVWEGKGVVTTGRKIIGATNPLESAPGTIRGDYAIDIGRNVIHGSDAVESARKEIALWFPEGVAEWQSSLHSWIYE from the exons ATGGAGCAGACTTTCATCATGATCAAGCCTGATGGTGTCCAACGTGGCCTG GTTGGTGAGATAATTGGAAGATTTGAGAAGAAAGGATTCTCTTTGAAAG GCTTGAAGCTCATCACCGTGGATCGCGCCTTTGCTGAAAAGCATTACTCAGACTTGTCTGCTAAGCCTTTCTTTAATGGACTTGTTGATTATATTATTTCTGGCCCCGTTGTTGCAATGGTCTGGGAAGGTAAGGGTGTAGTTACCACTGGCAGGAAGATCATTGGAGCAACAAACCCATTGGAGTCTGCTCCTGGTACCATCCGTGGTGATTATGCTATTGACATTGGCAG GAACGTTATTCATGGAAGTGATGCAGTTGAGAGTGCAAGGAAGGAAATTGCTCTTTGGTTCCCCGAAGGAGTTGCAGAGTGGCAGAGCAGCCTTCACTCTTGGATCTACGAGTAG